The following proteins are co-located in the Maridesulfovibrio sp. genome:
- a CDS encoding carbonic anhydrase — translation MRILLLLFVSVFLVNYPCSAALAENGTSASVSDQQQRGADQSLVLLMEGNLRFVKGSSVYPNQTSHQRKILALRGQNPFATVVTASDSRVDPVLIFDRGLGDLFTVRLVGNVAGSDSLASVEYSMLALETPLLVVMGHTRSTLIKAAIDKVELKGLLVQLMGKLEPAIQMTRVLYPSLKGVELADKVAETNVRQVMREILSQCPAILEKVRSGKAQLMGAIYDTDTGAVRWLGP, via the coding sequence TTGAGGATATTACTTTTATTATTCGTTTCTGTATTTCTTGTTAATTACCCTTGTTCCGCTGCCTTGGCTGAAAATGGAACTTCTGCATCAGTCTCAGATCAGCAGCAAAGAGGGGCAGACCAGTCTCTGGTACTGCTCATGGAAGGGAACCTGCGGTTTGTTAAAGGAAGCAGTGTTTACCCGAACCAGACCTCCCACCAGCGCAAAATTCTGGCTCTAAGGGGCCAGAACCCGTTTGCGACTGTTGTTACAGCCTCTGATTCGCGGGTGGACCCGGTGTTGATTTTCGATCGTGGTCTCGGTGATCTTTTTACCGTTCGGCTCGTCGGCAATGTGGCTGGTTCAGATTCATTGGCCTCGGTGGAATATTCAATGCTGGCTCTTGAGACCCCGCTGCTGGTTGTTATGGGCCATACCCGATCTACCCTGATAAAAGCCGCTATTGATAAGGTCGAATTGAAAGGGCTTCTTGTTCAGCTAATGGGAAAGCTGGAACCGGCCATTCAAATGACCCGCGTACTTTATCCTTCGCTTAAGGGCGTAGAACTGGCGGATAAGGTGGCGGAAACAAATGTCAGACAGGTAATGCGTGAGATTTTGAGCCAGTGTCCGGCTATTCTTGAAAAGGTCCGTTCCGGTAAGGCTCAGCTCATGGGGGCAATTTATGATACCGATACCGGTGCGGTGCGCTGGCTCGGACCTTAA
- a CDS encoding lysylphosphatidylglycerol synthase transmembrane domain-containing protein — protein MNCPEPASSRRKVFIFNILKSLFAGGLLFWLVKSGGIRPEYLAVAADHIPVLGAACLIIAFGMGLGAVRYVELLKGAGLGISLKDSFKVSAIMYFFTQCVMGSASGDVARYFYTTRITGQGARVGASIIVDRIIGIMGLFLFGGLGMAFNWAIVEHSPELRAIAVPALGILCLFWFSVLLVFLALVRGRVAGFAVGLIFPVLTGIFCFLGTGFLGREVGPVLFYAALISLAAPLVAPEFLKTGYIYQKFFKGSKFGEKIGEVVSALLLYRNSISTVLKIVGLTAIQHISFVYAIYLLARIQNLPVLPDFNEVFFAAPLSFLAGVIPAPAAGLGVNEAAFETLLYLGSCGSVVAGASIFLMYRIWTTLFSLSGLYFVMRFKK, from the coding sequence TTGAATTGTCCTGAACCAGCGTCAAGCCGGCGCAAAGTTTTCATATTCAACATACTTAAGTCTCTCTTTGCCGGGGGACTTCTTTTCTGGTTGGTTAAATCCGGGGGAATCCGCCCGGAGTACCTTGCGGTCGCTGCGGATCATATTCCGGTCTTGGGTGCGGCCTGCCTGATCATCGCTTTCGGGATGGGGCTTGGTGCTGTCCGCTATGTGGAGCTGTTGAAGGGTGCTGGGCTGGGCATTTCCTTGAAAGACAGTTTTAAGGTTTCCGCGATCATGTATTTTTTTACCCAATGTGTGATGGGTTCGGCCAGCGGAGATGTCGCCCGATATTTTTATACCACCCGCATTACCGGTCAGGGGGCACGGGTCGGAGCCTCCATTATTGTGGACCGCATTATCGGGATTATGGGGTTGTTCCTGTTCGGCGGACTGGGAATGGCCTTTAACTGGGCTATTGTTGAGCATTCTCCGGAATTGCGGGCTATTGCGGTTCCGGCTCTGGGTATACTCTGTTTGTTTTGGTTTAGTGTGCTGCTGGTTTTTCTGGCTCTTGTGCGCGGACGGGTGGCAGGTTTTGCGGTTGGGCTGATATTTCCGGTTCTGACTGGAATTTTCTGTTTTTTGGGTACAGGCTTTCTAGGCCGGGAGGTCGGTCCGGTTCTGTTCTATGCCGCACTGATTTCCCTTGCAGCACCTTTGGTCGCTCCTGAATTTTTGAAAACAGGTTATATTTACCAGAAGTTTTTCAAGGGTTCGAAATTTGGAGAAAAGATCGGGGAAGTGGTTTCAGCATTGCTGCTCTATCGAAATTCCATATCCACGGTTTTAAAGATTGTCGGCTTGACCGCAATTCAGCATATTTCCTTTGTTTACGCTATCTATCTCCTTGCCCGTATTCAGAATCTTCCAGTACTCCCTGATTTTAATGAAGTCTTTTTTGCGGCCCCGCTTTCTTTTCTTGCCGGAGTTATCCCTGCTCCTGCTGCCGGACTGGGTGTTAATGAGGCAGCCTTTGAGACTCTGCTTTATCTTGGTTCCTGTGGAAGTGTGGTTGCCGGGGCTTCCATTTTTCTCATGTATAGAATCTGGACGACTCTTTTCAGTTTGAGTGGGCTTTATTTTGTGATGAGGTTTAAAAAATAA